The bacterium genome has a window encoding:
- a CDS encoding DegT/DnrJ/EryC1/StrS family aminotransferase, with product MKKIHSVKDLAVCGAPPAFDAPLHVGRPNVGNRERLLARINDMLDRRWFSNHGPFVEEFERKVEMLLGVKHCIAMCNGTVALEIAIRALELKGEVIVPSFTFIATAHALQWQEITPVFADIDPGTHNLDPVSVEKMITPRTTGIIGVHLWGRPSDATGLQSLADKHGLTLMFDASHAFACSHQGRMIGNFGECEVFSFHATKFFNTFEGGAVVTNNDALADKIRLMKNFGFSGYDNVIYIGTNGKMTEICAAMGLTGLESLDEFVQTNRRNYQAYRSEMAGIPGVKLVAYNDQERCNYQYIIVEVDERLLGISRDELVRILHAENILARRYFFPGCHNMQPYKSLFPHVGLLLPNTECLSRIVLALPTGTSVSDSDIAVIASVIRNVATHGLQVRMAIRRNTEQ from the coding sequence ATGAAAAAAATCCATTCTGTCAAGGACCTTGCCGTATGTGGTGCTCCTCCTGCGTTTGATGCGCCGTTGCATGTCGGTCGTCCCAATGTCGGCAATCGAGAAAGGCTTTTGGCTCGCATCAACGACATGCTGGATCGCCGCTGGTTTTCAAATCATGGGCCTTTTGTGGAGGAATTTGAGAGGAAAGTGGAGATGTTGTTGGGCGTCAAGCACTGCATTGCCATGTGCAACGGAACAGTTGCGCTGGAAATCGCCATTCGGGCGCTGGAGCTCAAAGGGGAAGTGATCGTGCCCTCATTCACTTTCATTGCGACTGCCCATGCGCTGCAGTGGCAGGAAATCACACCTGTGTTTGCGGATATTGATCCCGGAACACACAATCTTGATCCTGTGTCAGTGGAGAAGATGATCACTCCTCGCACCACTGGGATTATTGGTGTCCACCTGTGGGGGCGCCCTAGTGACGCGACAGGCCTTCAGTCTCTTGCTGATAAGCATGGCTTAACACTGATGTTCGATGCCTCCCATGCTTTTGCCTGTTCGCATCAGGGGCGCATGATCGGCAATTTCGGTGAATGTGAAGTATTTAGTTTTCATGCTACCAAGTTCTTCAATACTTTCGAGGGTGGGGCAGTTGTCACAAATAACGACGCGCTGGCTGATAAAATACGGCTTATGAAGAACTTTGGGTTTTCCGGCTATGATAATGTTATTTATATCGGCACCAATGGTAAGATGACTGAAATTTGTGCCGCCATGGGTCTGACGGGGTTGGAAAGTTTGGACGAGTTCGTCCAAACGAACCGGCGCAACTATCAGGCGTATCGAAGCGAAATGGCGGGTATTCCAGGGGTGAAGCTTGTCGCCTACAATGATCAGGAGCGGTGCAACTATCAATACATTATTGTGGAAGTTGATGAGAGGTTGTTAGGCATTTCCCGTGATGAGCTGGTTCGCATATTGCATGCCGAAAACATTCTGGCTCGGCGATATTTCTTTCCGGGGTGCCACAACATGCAGCCCTATAAGTCGCTTTTCCCTCATGTCGGGCTCCTGCTTCCGAATACCGAATGTCTTAGCCGTATTGTTCTTGCTTTACCGACGGGAACCTCAGTCTCGGACAGTGACATTGCTGTAATCGCTAGCGTCATCCGTAATGTTGCCACACATGGTTTGCAAGTTAGAATGGCTATTCGCAGGAACACTGAGCAGTAA
- a CDS encoding glycosyltransferase, whose protein sequence is MKYKRVLVTSCDLRFAEGAEGLLRSVRHCHPEVASICYVPLREVDALVARLGLLARVEAFPVTIEGVPDRSQVTVGRLFAVVPDADAVVYADADVVFCRPAPELWDIEPGKVNAVQDTSRIISDNLAGVNRELFVRQFPEVAFQKGANSGVLGLRPQDWKDLPQRFSDALVKGGFQYEPIIDQPMLNALFAPNFRWLPFEYNSHCLFDRRVPRNVRLVHFTGGVKKPWQPGFPKHEPAYWYWLKYGSSPRPSRGHLLLAALWIAVSTPKRKVGQCVRFLLGKGATH, encoded by the coding sequence ATGAAATATAAACGTGTTCTCGTTACTTCATGTGACTTACGGTTCGCGGAGGGCGCAGAAGGTTTGCTGCGTAGCGTGCGACACTGCCACCCGGAAGTAGCGAGTATTTGTTATGTGCCGCTACGGGAGGTGGACGCCTTGGTCGCGCGATTGGGTTTGCTTGCCCGTGTTGAAGCGTTTCCCGTCACAATAGAGGGAGTGCCCGATAGAAGTCAGGTAACAGTCGGACGGTTGTTTGCGGTTGTTCCGGATGCGGATGCAGTGGTTTATGCTGATGCTGATGTTGTATTCTGCCGCCCAGCCCCAGAGCTCTGGGATATTGAACCCGGGAAAGTGAATGCGGTGCAAGATACATCAAGAATTATCTCTGATAACCTTGCTGGGGTGAATCGTGAGCTTTTTGTTCGCCAGTTCCCAGAGGTTGCGTTCCAAAAAGGTGCGAATAGTGGTGTATTGGGGTTAAGGCCGCAAGACTGGAAGGACCTGCCTCAGCGGTTCTCGGATGCATTAGTAAAAGGGGGATTTCAGTATGAACCAATTATTGATCAGCCGATGTTGAATGCGTTGTTCGCTCCTAATTTCCGTTGGCTGCCCTTCGAATATAACTCACATTGTCTGTTTGATCGGCGGGTGCCTCGTAATGTGCGGCTAGTCCATTTCACGGGTGGCGTGAAGAAACCGTGGCAACCTGGATTTCCAAAGCATGAGCCAGCTTACTGGTATTGGCTGAAGTATGGATCATCGCCGCGTCCGAGCAGGGGGCATTTGTTATTGGCAGCATTGTGGATTGCAGTATCGACGCCAAAGCGTAAGGTTGGGCAATGTGTGCGCTTTTTGTTAGGTAAAGGGGCAACTCATTAA
- a CDS encoding putative nucleotide-diphospho-sugar transferase gives MKLCYVLTVDDAGAYANLTHMSVLSAGLTNPSLPIEIVCDPESYSWLKTERHPLVDCLVNFVVVDNPYGRSVAGSRYLKTTLRRHIQGDFLFLDADTLVVGDLGQMKHCRASFAAALDRSWHEPFPHTPELFAILEDRLGWLFDTSRYLNSGVMFVRDNPEAYALFDEWNTLWQLSLAKGYHFDQIPLNAAAARAKISVKVLDYRYNGMVHASPYFFIFAKIIHYYASCKIDTRVIDVYLALAKALRENEPKSKQTLNELVKRPYTALRYVEKRRFITHVPVRPIFMAVLAIRRLFVNMRERW, from the coding sequence ATGAAGTTATGTTATGTACTGACAGTGGATGATGCGGGGGCCTATGCAAATCTTACCCACATGTCTGTTCTAAGTGCTGGGCTTACAAATCCAAGCTTGCCCATTGAAATTGTTTGCGACCCTGAATCTTATTCTTGGCTGAAAACAGAACGACATCCACTGGTGGATTGTCTCGTTAATTTTGTTGTTGTGGATAACCCTTATGGACGCTCAGTGGCTGGCAGTCGTTATCTTAAAACGACTCTGCGACGACATATTCAAGGTGATTTTTTGTTTTTGGATGCTGATACGCTTGTGGTTGGCGATCTTGGGCAAATGAAACATTGCCGAGCTTCATTTGCTGCTGCTCTAGATCGCTCCTGGCATGAGCCATTTCCGCATACGCCGGAACTCTTTGCGATTCTTGAAGATAGGCTTGGATGGCTCTTCGATACGAGCCGTTACCTCAATAGTGGAGTAATGTTCGTCCGTGATAATCCTGAAGCGTACGCTTTGTTTGATGAATGGAATACCTTGTGGCAACTTAGCCTCGCAAAAGGATATCACTTCGATCAAATTCCGCTCAATGCGGCAGCTGCACGGGCGAAGATATCTGTCAAAGTCTTGGACTATCGATATAATGGGATGGTTCATGCATCTCCGTATTTTTTTATTTTTGCAAAAATTATACATTATTATGCATCCTGTAAGATCGATACCCGTGTCATCGATGTCTATTTGGCGCTGGCGAAGGCATTACGGGAAAACGAGCCAAAATCCAAACAAACACTGAATGAGTTGGTTAAAAGGCCTTATACAGCTCTACGTTATGTGGAAAAAAGGCGATTCATTACTCACGTGCCAGTACGGCCAATATTCATGGCAGTGCTAGCAATACGCAGACTATTTGTGAACATGCGTGAAAGATGGTAA